In Paenibacillus sp. 1781tsa1, one DNA window encodes the following:
- a CDS encoding Ger(x)C family spore germination protein: MFHIRKFRAVLMLLLCTLFISGCWDRKEINDIAFVIGIAVDKEGDNYRSSLQIALPGQSGSTGSSGGGGGTSGDKSWFMLSNTAKTLRGTTLEGQKALSRKIYYAHRRTLLIGEELARDGVAPMLDLFTRYPLNRFSALPIVTKGAAYEVMDTDAPIEKFPSEMVRELCFLNMRNPRSLKTFTDSILSDGVDPFLPVASKVENVPKNWKDAKTNIKLDGLAVFKKDKLVGMIDKAPADALILAMGEANAPEVMVKAPRGEGDIFIKLNENNSSLHPIVKNDKVSVTIQLYAKGVVVDNESNYGDLREKEILKLNDAIHKKIKEDIVEGVRLIQQKYHADILGIGRSIHQQLPKEWDKMKDRWDDIYPDVEVNVIPHVIIENVGVINKPIGVVEEDIVHD; encoded by the coding sequence ATGTTTCATATTCGTAAATTCCGCGCTGTGTTGATGTTATTGCTGTGTACCCTTTTCATATCAGGATGCTGGGATCGTAAGGAAATTAATGATATTGCCTTTGTGATTGGCATAGCTGTTGATAAGGAAGGGGACAACTACAGATCCAGCCTCCAGATTGCACTTCCCGGTCAATCCGGTTCTACCGGAAGTTCGGGAGGTGGCGGGGGTACAAGCGGGGACAAATCGTGGTTCATGTTGTCCAACACCGCGAAGACACTGAGGGGGACAACACTTGAAGGCCAAAAAGCACTCTCACGAAAGATCTATTATGCGCACCGTCGTACCCTGCTTATTGGAGAGGAACTTGCCCGGGATGGCGTGGCTCCGATGCTCGATTTGTTTACACGGTACCCGCTCAACCGATTCTCTGCATTACCGATCGTTACGAAAGGTGCAGCGTATGAAGTCATGGATACAGATGCACCTATAGAGAAGTTTCCATCTGAGATGGTGAGAGAGTTGTGCTTTCTAAATATGCGTAATCCACGTTCCCTTAAAACGTTCACCGATTCCATCCTTAGTGATGGGGTAGATCCATTCCTGCCTGTTGCTTCAAAAGTGGAAAATGTTCCAAAAAATTGGAAGGACGCTAAAACAAACATCAAGCTGGATGGATTGGCCGTGTTCAAGAAAGACAAGCTGGTTGGCATGATTGACAAGGCTCCCGCCGATGCCTTGATTCTCGCTATGGGGGAAGCCAATGCGCCCGAAGTTATGGTCAAAGCTCCACGCGGAGAAGGAGATATATTCATCAAGCTGAATGAGAACAATTCTTCACTGCACCCCATTGTCAAGAATGACAAGGTTTCTGTGACCATTCAATTGTACGCCAAAGGCGTGGTGGTAGATAACGAATCGAATTACGGTGATCTGCGTGAAAAAGAGATTTTGAAATTAAATGACGCGATCCACAAAAAAATAAAAGAGGATATCGTTGAAGGAGTTCGGTTAATACAGCAAAAATATCATGCCGATATTCTCGGGATTGGCCGGTCGATCCATCAACAATTGCCTAAAGAGTGGGACAAAATGAAAGATCGATGGGATGATATCTATCCTGATGTTGAGGTAAACGTTATTCCCCACGTCATTATTGAAAATGTAGGGGTAATCAATAAACCGATCGGTGTCGTTGAGGAGGATATCGTACATGATTAA
- a CDS encoding spore germination protein, with protein MADKTSGKDKSQQPGRASEEKKHIPLGLPSPPFLRQPISAVHETQVQAVKEIFSECSDVVFRNVMITPEMKGLLVYIEGIVNSADIQEHMLRPIIRGLVQQRTDEPDVPLDDTRVELTQVKRVDTWAAATEGVLASSALLVVDGSREAWMFNVKGGVRRGVEEPQTESVIRGPREGFTETLRVNTALLRFKLKTPSLKMVSMTLGTETKTDIVLTYLDDIADPKLIRDVKKRLEKIKIDGILETGYIEELIEDHPYSPFPQMHYSERPDTVAGNLLEGRFAILVDGTPFALIAPVTMWQMLQASEDYYERFFISNLVRWIRFLFVAIALFLPALYISITTFHQDMLPTTLILSIAGAREAIPFPALVEALIMELSFEALREAGVRLPKTVGQAVSILGALVIGQAAVQAGIVSAPMVIIVSMTGIASFTIPRFNFAITVRLLRFPIMLLAGMLGLYGIVIGLVLISVHLTQMTSFGVPYLSGLSPYSKTDTKDILIRVPWWKMINRPSTVQDNQKRMKGKINGSPEAEEGW; from the coding sequence ATGGCGGACAAAACATCTGGGAAAGACAAGTCCCAACAACCGGGGCGAGCTTCAGAAGAGAAAAAACATATCCCTTTGGGACTGCCATCCCCGCCTTTTCTACGGCAGCCGATTAGTGCAGTACATGAAACTCAGGTTCAAGCGGTAAAGGAGATCTTCTCCGAATGCTCGGATGTGGTTTTTCGCAACGTCATGATTACCCCGGAAATGAAAGGGCTTCTGGTCTATATTGAAGGCATTGTTAACTCGGCTGACATCCAGGAGCATATGCTGCGCCCAATTATTCGAGGGCTGGTGCAGCAGCGTACAGATGAACCAGATGTTCCACTGGATGATACACGTGTTGAGCTGACACAGGTGAAGCGAGTGGATACTTGGGCTGCTGCGACAGAAGGGGTGCTGGCATCCTCTGCCCTTTTGGTTGTCGATGGAAGTCGCGAAGCCTGGATGTTCAATGTCAAAGGCGGCGTCAGACGTGGTGTGGAGGAACCGCAGACAGAATCCGTCATTCGGGGACCGCGTGAGGGATTTACCGAAACACTCCGTGTGAATACGGCTTTACTGCGGTTCAAGCTGAAAACTCCCTCTCTTAAGATGGTGAGTATGACACTAGGCACCGAGACCAAGACCGACATCGTTCTGACCTATCTGGACGATATTGCTGATCCGAAGTTGATACGGGACGTGAAGAAACGTCTGGAAAAAATAAAGATCGATGGCATTCTGGAGACGGGTTACATTGAGGAACTGATTGAAGACCACCCGTATTCTCCATTCCCGCAGATGCACTATTCGGAGCGCCCGGATACAGTAGCAGGCAACCTGTTGGAAGGGCGATTTGCCATTTTGGTAGACGGCACTCCCTTTGCGTTAATTGCGCCAGTCACGATGTGGCAGATGCTTCAGGCTAGTGAGGATTATTATGAACGATTCTTCATCAGTAATCTGGTACGCTGGATTCGCTTTTTATTCGTAGCCATTGCTCTATTTCTACCAGCATTGTATATCTCAATCACAACATTTCATCAGGATATGTTACCTACCACGCTAATTCTGAGTATTGCCGGTGCACGGGAAGCTATCCCTTTTCCGGCTCTGGTGGAAGCCCTCATCATGGAGCTGTCGTTCGAAGCCCTTCGGGAAGCCGGGGTCAGGTTACCCAAAACAGTGGGTCAAGCGGTCAGTATTCTCGGCGCACTTGTGATCGGGCAGGCCGCAGTTCAGGCAGGAATTGTGTCTGCACCGATGGTTATTATCGTATCCATGACAGGTATAGCTTCCTTTACAATTCCGCGGTTTAACTTTGCGATTACTGTGCGTCTATTGCGATTTCCGATCATGTTATTGGCGGGTATGCTCGGACTGTATGGCATTGTCATTGGCTTGGTCCTGATCTCGGTGCATCTGACACAGATGACTTCGTTTGGTGTACCTTATCTGTCAGGTCTTAGCCCTTATAGTAAGACAGACACCAAGGATATTCTTATTCGTGTGCCGTGGTGGAAAATGATCAATCGTCCTTCTACGGTTCAGGATAACCAGAAACGGATGAAAGGCAAGATCAATGGTTCGCCTGAAGCTGAGGAAGGATGGTGA
- a CDS encoding siderophore ABC transporter substrate-binding protein, which produces MKKSWVFTLLVVLSVLLAACGGNKAADHTGASSGTGSEAAAPADQASEEVVIKHKLGETKVKKNPEKVVVFDYGVLDSLDQLGVEVAGVPQEGVPPYLDKYNDAKYTNVGGLKEADFEKVNAMKPDLIIISGRLQDSYEELSEIAPTIYMAVDTADYMNSLTSNVKTLGDIFGREKEAEEAIASIETSVKALHDKVTTAGKNALIVLTNEGKLSAYGAGSRFGVIHDVFGFTPSDPNIEVSTHGQSVSFEYVMEQNPDYLFVVDRSAVVAGNGEASPAKQVIENDLVKNTTAYKEGHIVYLDPNYWYLSGGGLESIQEMIKEVDASIN; this is translated from the coding sequence ATGAAAAAGAGTTGGGTGTTTACGTTATTAGTGGTGTTGTCGGTTCTCCTGGCAGCTTGTGGTGGGAATAAGGCGGCAGATCATACAGGAGCAAGCAGTGGCACAGGATCAGAAGCTGCTGCACCAGCAGATCAAGCAAGTGAAGAAGTGGTTATCAAACATAAACTGGGTGAAACAAAAGTAAAGAAAAATCCAGAGAAGGTCGTTGTCTTTGACTACGGTGTATTGGATTCATTGGATCAGCTGGGCGTAGAAGTTGCAGGTGTTCCGCAGGAAGGCGTACCTCCTTATCTGGACAAGTATAATGATGCAAAGTACACCAATGTTGGTGGTCTGAAAGAGGCTGATTTTGAGAAAGTCAACGCGATGAAACCAGATCTAATCATTATCTCGGGACGACTCCAGGATTCGTATGAAGAACTGAGTGAGATTGCACCAACGATATATATGGCGGTAGATACGGCAGATTATATGAATTCCCTGACCAGTAACGTAAAGACCCTCGGGGACATCTTTGGTAGAGAAAAAGAAGCAGAAGAAGCCATTGCCTCGATCGAAACATCTGTTAAGGCACTACATGACAAAGTAACGACAGCAGGTAAAAATGCGCTAATCGTCCTGACGAACGAAGGCAAACTGAGCGCTTATGGTGCGGGTTCCCGTTTTGGTGTTATTCATGACGTATTTGGTTTTACTCCGTCAGATCCGAATATTGAAGTATCCACACATGGGCAGAGCGTTTCGTTTGAATATGTCATGGAGCAGAATCCGGATTACCTCTTTGTAGTGGATCGCAGTGCAGTGGTTGCAGGTAACGGTGAGGCATCTCCCGCGAAACAAGTGATCGAGAACGATTTGGTGAAAAATACAACAGCATATAAAGAAGGACATATTGTTTATCTCGATCCGAATTACTGGTACTTGTCTGGTGGTGGGTTGGAATCCATTCAAGAAATGATTAAAGAAGTGGACGCAAGCATCAACTAA
- a CDS encoding ABC transporter ATP-binding protein, producing MVEVRNVTKQYGGVRVVDDVSLNIAKGKITSFIGPNGAGKSTLLSMITRLISKDTGQVLIEGREIGDWKNKDLSRKISVLKQSNHINIRLTVEDLVAFGRFPYSQGRLTPEDQQWIQEAIDYMELAPFRKKYLDELSGGQRQRAYIAMVIAQNTEYILLDEPLNNLDMKHSVQIMKVLRRMVDELGKTIVIVIHDINFASCYSDYIVALKDGRVVKEGKTEDIIDTGVLQSVYDMHIPVQWIDGRKICVYFA from the coding sequence GTGGTAGAAGTCAGAAATGTTACAAAACAATACGGCGGCGTCCGAGTAGTGGATGACGTATCACTGAATATTGCCAAAGGAAAGATTACATCATTTATTGGACCAAATGGAGCTGGGAAAAGCACCTTGTTGTCCATGATTACCAGGCTAATCAGCAAGGATACAGGACAAGTCCTGATTGAAGGGCGCGAGATTGGAGACTGGAAGAACAAGGACTTGTCGCGCAAAATATCAGTCCTCAAACAATCCAATCACATCAACATTCGGTTGACTGTGGAGGATCTTGTGGCTTTTGGAAGGTTCCCGTATTCACAAGGAAGGCTCACACCTGAGGATCAACAGTGGATTCAGGAGGCCATCGACTATATGGAACTGGCCCCATTCCGCAAGAAGTATCTGGATGAATTGAGTGGAGGACAGCGGCAGCGGGCATATATCGCCATGGTGATTGCCCAGAACACCGAGTATATTTTGCTCGATGAGCCTTTGAATAACCTGGATATGAAACATTCTGTTCAGATTATGAAGGTGCTGCGAAGAATGGTGGATGAACTCGGCAAAACGATTGTCATTGTCATTCACGACATCAATTTTGCCTCCTGTTACTCCGACTATATTGTTGCACTCAAGGATGGACGCGTAGTGAAAGAAGGCAAGACGGAAGACATCATCGATACGGGTGTATTGCAGAGCGTCTATGACATGCACATCCCTGTGCAATGGATTGATGGACGTAAGATTTGTGTGTATTTTGCGTAA
- a CDS encoding iron chelate uptake ABC transporter family permease subunit, whose amino-acid sequence MRMKYTANTWKLILFIAAAVLLIGVFLVIQSGGNWDYILPRRGKKILAIVLTGACIAYSTAIFQTITNNRILTPGIMGLDSLYMLFQTFAVFVFGSTHISFVNKNLNFAISVLLMTLFALLLHQFMFRREQGRNIYLLLLVGLILGTLFQSMSSFMEVLIDPNEFLVLQGKMFASFNNVNTDLLIISIAAIIVILLYAQKFTKYLDVLSLGKDHAVNLGVDYDYIVKRLLLVVMVLVSISTALVGPIMFLGLLVVNLAHQVFRTHRHKVLIWGSVLIAVVALVGGQLIVERVFTFATTVSVIINFIGGVYFIYLLLKENKSW is encoded by the coding sequence ATGAGAATGAAATATACGGCGAACACATGGAAGTTGATCTTGTTCATTGCAGCGGCGGTGCTGCTGATTGGCGTATTTCTGGTCATTCAATCCGGAGGGAACTGGGACTACATATTGCCTCGAAGAGGGAAAAAGATTCTCGCCATTGTATTGACAGGTGCCTGCATCGCGTACTCTACAGCTATTTTCCAAACGATAACCAACAATCGCATTCTGACACCTGGCATCATGGGCCTCGATTCCTTATATATGCTGTTTCAGACGTTTGCCGTGTTTGTGTTTGGAAGCACACATATCAGTTTTGTGAACAAAAACCTTAATTTTGCAATATCTGTCCTGCTCATGACGTTGTTTGCTCTACTATTACATCAGTTCATGTTCCGCAGGGAACAGGGGCGTAATATTTATCTGTTGCTGCTGGTGGGTCTTATTCTGGGTACGCTGTTCCAGAGCATGTCTTCCTTCATGGAGGTACTGATCGACCCGAATGAGTTCCTTGTGTTGCAGGGCAAGATGTTTGCGAGCTTTAACAATGTGAATACGGATCTGCTGATCATCTCAATCGCTGCGATTATTGTGATCCTGCTGTACGCGCAGAAGTTTACCAAATATCTCGACGTATTGTCCCTCGGCAAAGATCACGCAGTGAATCTCGGGGTCGATTACGATTACATTGTGAAGAGGCTGCTGCTGGTGGTGATGGTTCTGGTTTCGATCTCCACAGCGCTGGTGGGTCCAATTATGTTTTTGGGATTGCTAGTCGTGAATCTCGCGCATCAGGTGTTCCGGACACATCGGCATAAAGTACTGATCTGGGGTTCGGTCCTGATCGCAGTAGTTGCATTGGTTGGTGGACAACTCATTGTAGAACGGGTGTTTACATTTGCGACTACAGTAAGTGTCATTATTAACTTTATAGGCGGCGTGTACTTCATCTATTTACTGCTAAAGGAGAATAAGTCGTGGTAG
- a CDS encoding ABC transporter permease has translation MKLGYMLIVLAVLSIVYIFIGNSDISPLDIFHLSSVQLQVLQVSRFPRLISILVAGISMSVIGLIMQQLTRNRFVSPTTAGTMDSARLGILVTLMWFPGASPLQKMLVAFAFALAGTLIFMRILEKVKFKDTIYIALLGLMFGNIVSSVTTFFAYKNDLIQNISSWLQGDFSTIMKGRYELIYISIPLLIIVYLFANRFTLAGMGEDFSINLGLAYRRVVNIGLILVAMVSAVVIITVGTIPFLGLVVPNIVTLYKGDNLRDTLPHTAVLGAIFVLVCDILGQLIIYPYQLSISLTVGVVGSVLFLYLLLRRKAYGS, from the coding sequence ATGAAGTTAGGTTATATGTTGATCGTATTGGCTGTCTTATCTATCGTATACATATTTATTGGCAATTCAGACATTTCGCCATTGGATATATTTCATTTGTCCTCTGTCCAGCTACAGGTATTACAAGTTAGCCGGTTTCCCCGCCTGATCAGCATTCTTGTCGCCGGGATCAGCATGAGTGTAATCGGACTGATTATGCAGCAACTGACACGCAACCGATTTGTATCCCCAACAACAGCAGGAACGATGGACTCAGCGAGATTGGGTATTCTTGTGACGTTAATGTGGTTTCCCGGAGCATCCCCTCTGCAAAAAATGCTGGTCGCTTTTGCCTTTGCTCTGGCAGGAACGCTGATTTTTATGCGAATTCTGGAGAAAGTCAAGTTTAAGGATACGATATATATTGCTCTGCTAGGTCTTATGTTTGGCAACATTGTAAGCTCCGTCACGACATTTTTTGCTTACAAAAACGATCTGATCCAGAACATCTCGTCTTGGTTGCAGGGTGACTTCTCCACCATCATGAAGGGCCGTTATGAACTGATCTATATCAGTATCCCGTTGCTCATTATCGTATACCTGTTTGCTAATCGTTTTACACTTGCAGGAATGGGCGAAGATTTCTCAATCAACCTTGGGTTGGCGTATCGTCGAGTAGTGAATATCGGCCTGATTCTGGTGGCGATGGTCTCAGCGGTTGTGATTATTACGGTAGGCACAATTCCGTTTCTGGGCCTTGTCGTGCCGAATATCGTAACACTCTACAAAGGGGATAACTTGCGTGATACGTTACCTCATACGGCAGTACTTGGTGCGATTTTCGTTCTGGTCTGCGACATTTTGGGTCAATTGATTATTTATCCTTATCAACTTTCAATCAGTCTGACGGTGGGAGTTGTGGGTAGTGTATTATTCCTGTATTTACTGCTTCGAAGAAAGGCTTATGGATCATGA
- a CDS encoding pirin family protein — MINVIPSDARSSFDRGWLRGSHSFSFGEYQDPENTAFGPMRVANDDVIAPGRGFGAHPHSDMEIVSIVLRGKLRHEDNLGNVAVTGFGGIQRMSAGSGMIHTEHNASDTEEVRLLQLWFMPHTKGLQPSYETTSFDPAALAGAFVPIVSPDGGPRVASIHQDMTIYLGRLAKDETFTFNQDAGRRMYIFSIEGKLGLDGEYLLSEGDTARVEQRDSIELQANEDTFYMIIDLP, encoded by the coding sequence ATGATTAACGTCATTCCATCCGATGCCCGCTCCAGCTTTGATCGAGGCTGGCTCCGTGGTAGTCACAGCTTTTCTTTCGGAGAATACCAAGACCCGGAGAATACGGCGTTTGGACCAATGCGGGTAGCGAACGACGATGTAATTGCGCCTGGTCGCGGTTTTGGAGCTCACCCGCATAGTGATATGGAGATTGTGTCCATCGTACTCAGAGGCAAGCTACGACATGAAGATAATCTGGGTAATGTCGCCGTTACAGGTTTTGGCGGTATTCAGCGAATGTCAGCAGGCAGTGGCATGATTCATACCGAGCATAATGCATCCGATACCGAAGAAGTACGTCTGCTTCAGCTCTGGTTCATGCCGCATACGAAAGGGCTGCAACCCTCGTATGAGACCACATCATTTGATCCAGCGGCACTGGCAGGAGCATTCGTGCCGATTGTATCCCCAGATGGAGGACCAAGAGTTGCGAGCATTCATCAGGATATGACGATCTACCTTGGCCGATTAGCCAAAGACGAAACGTTTACCTTTAATCAGGATGCAGGCCGTCGGATGTACATTTTCTCCATCGAAGGCAAGCTGGGATTGGATGGAGAGTACCTGTTGAGCGAAGGTGACACGGCTCGTGTGGAACAGCGAGATTCAATCGAACTGCAAGCAAACGAAGATACGTTCTATATGATTATTGATTTGCCGTAG
- a CDS encoding DoxX family protein, translating to MNNKSVEIGLLFSRIMIGLIFVLHGWSKFEGGISGTVGFFESIGIPGFLASVVAIIELVGGAAMILGLGTRVFAALFVIVMGGVLLTAKVGQPFMSGTEFDYLLLAGSLTLLFTGSRFLAVDYLFSRQGNARQNVSA from the coding sequence ATGAATAATAAAAGTGTAGAGATTGGACTGCTTTTCTCCAGGATTATGATTGGTTTGATCTTTGTATTGCATGGTTGGAGTAAATTCGAAGGTGGAATTAGCGGTACGGTAGGATTTTTTGAAAGTATCGGTATTCCCGGATTTCTCGCATCCGTTGTAGCGATTATTGAGTTGGTAGGTGGTGCAGCGATGATTCTGGGTCTCGGAACACGTGTGTTTGCTGCTCTGTTTGTTATCGTTATGGGTGGTGTTCTGCTTACAGCCAAAGTGGGTCAGCCATTCATGAGTGGTACCGAGTTCGATTACCTGCTGTTGGCGGGTTCACTGACACTGCTTTTCACAGGAAGCCGTTTTCTGGCTGTGGATTATCTTTTCTCCAGACAGGGGAACGCTCGCCAGAATGTGAGTGCTTGA
- a CDS encoding M56 family metallopeptidase has protein sequence MWKTRSKLLFTVGFGIPLLVFMQMFMYAMYKIFGWDIPFNLLWLCNHWMSRLGWLSVGHFLLALVLLTFAGTGWLLTVRMMKTRAAIHKLRSMEIRALSRELESTYHDLGQPSFIVVDKLSPVAFTIGLWRPYIVLSTGLLDMLDAEEEVAVVYHEVHHLWHRDPLKTTLLSVFAIMMPYIPVLKHTSKQYHIVREILADNEAIERTGNVAGIGSALLKLLRACPEPWGAKDLTVQSSFADTSVNVRISRLLDPEKDVTLRLPRYAVLMSATVFLLLSILFVWSIG, from the coding sequence ATGTGGAAGACCCGCTCGAAACTTTTGTTTACCGTCGGGTTTGGCATTCCGTTACTCGTGTTCATGCAGATGTTCATGTACGCGATGTACAAAATCTTTGGCTGGGATATCCCGTTTAATCTGCTCTGGCTCTGCAATCATTGGATGAGTCGACTGGGTTGGTTATCCGTGGGACATTTCCTGCTGGCACTGGTATTGCTGACATTTGCGGGAACAGGCTGGTTGCTAACGGTACGTATGATGAAAACACGGGCAGCGATCCACAAGCTCCGCTCCATGGAGATTCGGGCGCTATCCCGTGAGTTGGAGTCCACATATCATGATCTAGGACAGCCAAGTTTCATTGTGGTGGACAAGCTTTCACCCGTCGCATTTACCATTGGTCTATGGAGGCCCTATATTGTACTTTCCACTGGGCTACTGGACATGCTTGATGCGGAAGAGGAAGTAGCGGTTGTCTATCATGAAGTACACCATCTGTGGCACCGTGACCCTCTGAAGACGACACTGCTATCGGTATTTGCAATTATGATGCCGTATATTCCTGTCTTAAAGCACACTTCAAAGCAATATCATATCGTTCGAGAAATTCTGGCAGACAATGAGGCCATTGAGCGTACAGGCAATGTGGCAGGCATTGGCAGTGCTTTGCTCAAGTTGCTCCGTGCTTGTCCTGAACCTTGGGGAGCAAAAGACCTGACCGTTCAATCCTCATTTGCAGATACGTCGGTGAATGTCCGAATTTCACGTCTATTGGACCCGGAAAAGGACGTGACGCTGAGATTGCCACGTTATGCTGTTCTGATGTCGGCTACTGTTTTTCTATTGCTGTCTATCTTGTTTGTTTGGTCCATCGGATAG
- a CDS encoding BlaI/MecI/CopY family transcriptional regulator produces MRIHNFKVGERGLNRFFGPLEAKIMDILWARPGSSIREVQTALEQDKDVNFNTVMTVMNRLVDKGLLGKSQKGRTSLYQPVQSKEEFMNDQSKELSHELVDEFGALALNHMLDALDEADAGLIERLEQKIKQWKKDSD; encoded by the coding sequence ATGAGAATACACAATTTCAAAGTGGGTGAGCGTGGGCTCAACCGATTTTTCGGTCCGCTGGAGGCCAAGATTATGGACATTTTATGGGCTCGTCCTGGCAGCAGCATCCGTGAAGTGCAGACCGCACTTGAACAAGACAAAGACGTCAATTTTAATACAGTCATGACCGTGATGAACCGGCTCGTGGATAAGGGACTTCTCGGAAAGTCACAAAAGGGCAGAACATCTTTGTACCAACCGGTACAGAGCAAGGAGGAGTTTATGAACGACCAATCCAAGGAACTGTCACATGAGTTGGTGGATGAATTCGGAGCTTTGGCATTGAATCATATGCTGGATGCGCTGGACGAAGCAGATGCAGGTCTGATTGAACGCCTGGAACAGAAGATCAAGCAGTGGAAAAAGGATAGCGATTAA
- a CDS encoding catalase, whose amino-acid sequence MTERMTTNQGAPVGDNQNSRTAGRRGPTLLEDYHLIEKIAHFDRERIPERVVHARGAGAHGVFTLEQSMKAYTTADFLQDPGTETDVLVRFSTVIHGTGSPETARDPRGFAVKFYTREGNYDIVGNHLPVFFIRDAMKFPDMVHSLKPAPDTNIQEPARYWDFMTLSPESTHMMTWLFSDLGTPASYREMDGFGVHAFKWINAQGQVHYVKYKWESAQGVRGFSRQEAAEVQGQDFNHATRDLHEHIKNGQYPQWKLQVQLLKPEQMDDFAFDPLDPTKTWPEDVLPFHTVGTMTLNRNPQNFFAEVEQAAFSPSALVPGIEPSEDKLLQGRLFSYPDTQRHRLGTNYLQIPVNCPYAPVRNHQRDGLMNVNQDPSPVNYEPNSSGNSPQEDPAYRDSQVPLQGHVTREKIEKTDDYTQAGELFRSFTPVEQQHLLDNLINDLKGVSVDIQMRALCHFFRADGQLGGRLAHGLGVDISAHMPSQDGK is encoded by the coding sequence ATGACAGAACGTATGACAACGAATCAGGGAGCACCTGTAGGTGACAACCAGAATTCCCGCACAGCAGGCAGAAGAGGGCCGACACTGCTTGAAGACTACCATCTCATTGAGAAAATTGCCCACTTTGACCGTGAACGTATTCCCGAAAGAGTCGTACATGCAAGAGGTGCCGGAGCTCATGGTGTATTCACGTTGGAGCAGAGTATGAAGGCTTATACAACAGCGGACTTCCTGCAAGATCCGGGTACGGAGACGGATGTGCTGGTTCGTTTTTCGACCGTTATTCATGGTACAGGATCACCGGAGACTGCACGAGATCCGCGTGGATTTGCTGTCAAATTCTATACTCGGGAAGGTAACTATGATATCGTCGGTAACCATCTGCCTGTGTTCTTCATTCGTGATGCGATGAAGTTTCCCGATATGGTTCACTCTCTGAAGCCGGCTCCGGATACAAACATTCAGGAACCCGCCCGATATTGGGACTTTATGACCCTCTCTCCAGAATCAACACATATGATGACCTGGTTGTTCTCAGATCTGGGCACACCGGCAAGTTATCGTGAGATGGATGGTTTCGGCGTACATGCTTTCAAATGGATTAATGCACAAGGGCAGGTCCACTATGTGAAATACAAATGGGAGTCTGCACAGGGCGTACGAGGCTTCTCTCGTCAGGAAGCTGCCGAAGTACAGGGGCAAGACTTTAATCATGCTACCCGGGACCTGCATGAACATATCAAGAACGGGCAATACCCACAGTGGAAGTTACAGGTACAGCTCTTGAAGCCAGAGCAAATGGATGATTTTGCTTTTGATCCACTCGACCCAACCAAAACATGGCCTGAAGATGTACTGCCGTTCCATACAGTAGGGACCATGACCCTGAATCGGAATCCGCAAAACTTCTTTGCTGAAGTGGAGCAGGCGGCCTTTTCTCCTAGTGCGCTTGTACCCGGAATTGAGCCTTCCGAAGACAAATTGCTGCAAGGACGCCTATTTTCCTATCCAGATACACAGCGGCACCGTCTTGGAACGAACTATTTGCAGATTCCGGTGAATTGCCCGTACGCACCTGTTCGTAATCACCAGCGTGATGGACTCATGAATGTGAATCAGGACCCATCTCCGGTGAACTATGAACCGAACAGTTCCGGAAACAGCCCGCAGGAAGATCCGGCATACCGGGACAGTCAGGTTCCATTGCAAGGGCATGTTACACGCGAGAAAATCGAAAAAACGGATGATTACACGCAAGCAGGAGAGCTTTTCCGTTCATTTACCCCTGTAGAGCAGCAGCATTTGCTGGATAATCTGATCAATGACCTCAAGGGAGTATCTGTTGATATTCAAATGCGTGCCCTGTGCCACTTCTTCCGGGCGGATGGACAGCTTGGCGGACGTTTGGCTCATGGACTTGGTGTGGATATTTCTGCACATATGCCGTCACAGGATGGAAAATAA